The Lonchura striata isolate bLonStr1 chromosome Z, bLonStr1.mat, whole genome shotgun sequence genome window below encodes:
- the ENC1 gene encoding ectoderm-neural cortex protein 1: protein MSVSMHENRKSRASTGSINIYLFHKSSYADSVLTHLNLLRQQRLFTDVLLHAGNRSFPCHRAVLAACSRYFEAMFSGGLKESQDSEVNFHNSIHPEVLELLLDYAYSSRVIINEENAESLLEAGDMLEFQDIRDACAEFLEKNLHPTNCLGMLLLSDAHQCTKLYELSWRMCLSNFQSISKSEDFLQLPKDMVVQLLSSEELETEDERLVYESAINWVNYDLSKRHCYLPELLQTVRLALLPAIYLMENVAMEELITKQRKSKEIVEESIRCKLKILQNDGVVTSLCARPRKTGHSLFLLGGQTFMCDKLYLVDQKAKEIIPKADIPSPRKEFSACAIGCKVYITGGRGSENGVSKDVWVYDTLHEEWSKAAPMLVARFGHGSAELKHCLYVVGGHTAATGCLPASPSVSLKQVEQYDPVTNKWTMVAPLREGVSNAAVVSAKLKLFAFGGTSVSHDKLPKVQCYDQCENRWTVPATCPQPWRYTAAAVLGNQIFIMGGDTEFSACSAYKFNSEAYQWTKVGDVTAKRMSCHAVASGNKLYVVGGYFGIQRCKTLDCYDPTLDVWNSITTVPYSLIPTAFVSTWKHLPS, encoded by the coding sequence ATGTCGGTCAGCATGCATGAAAATCGCAAGTCTAGGGCCAGTACTGGCTCCATAAACATATACTTGTTCCACAAGTCATCCTATGCTGATAGTGTCCTTACTCACCTAAACCTCCTGCGTCAGCAGCGTCTCTTTACAGATGTACTTCTCCACGCTGGAAACAGGTCGTTCCCCTGCCACAGAGCAGTTCTAGCTGCTTGTAGCCGCTATTTTGAAGCAATGTTCAGTGGAGGACTGAAAGAGAGCCAGGACAGTGAAGTCAACTTTCACAATTCTATTCACCCAGAAGTTCTGGAGCTTCTTCTGGACTATGCATATTCCTCCAGAGTTATCATCAATGAGGAAAATGCAGAGTCACTGCTGGAGGCTGGTGACATGCTGGAGTTTCAGGACATTAGGGATGCTTGTGCAGAGTTTCTAGAGAAAAACCTTCATCCCACCAACTGTCTTGgtatgctgctgctgtcagatgCTCATCAGTGTACCAAGCTGTATGAGCTCTCTTGGAGGATGTGCCTTAGCAACTTCCAGAGTATCAGTAAAAGCGAAGACTTCCTCCAGCTGCCAAAAGACATGGTAGTGCAACTCCTTTCCAGTGAAGAATTAGAAACGGAAGATGAGAGGCTGGTATATGAATCGGCTATCAACTGGGTCAACTATGACCTGAGTAAGCGTCACTGTTACCTGCCAGAGCTACTGCAGACAGTGAGACTGGCCCTCCTGCCAGCCATATACCTTATGGAGAATGTGGCCATGGAAGAACTTATCACcaagcagaggaaaagcaaggagATTGTAGAAGAATCAATAAGATGCAAGTTGAAGATCTTACAGAATGATGGAGTGGTCACCAGTTTGTGTGCTAGACCCCGAAAAACTGGCcattcactttttcttttgGGTGGCCAAACCTTTATGTGTGACAAGCTGTATTTGGTAGACCAAAAGGCAAAGGAGATCATTCCAAAAGCTGACATTCCAAGCCCACGGAAAGAATTCAGTGCTTGTGCCATAGGCTGCAAAGTGTATATCACTGGGGGGCGAGGATCAGAAAATGGGGTGTCCAAAGATGTTTGGGTGTATGACACCCTTCATGAGGAGTGGTCAAAGGCTGCTCCCATGCTGGTAGCTAGGTTTGGCCATGGCTCTGCTGAACTTAAGCACTGTTTGTATGTAGTAGGAGGGCACACTGCAGCAACTGGTTGCCTTCCAGCTTCCCCTTCAGTATCCCTAAAGCAAGTAGAACAGTATGACCCCGTGACCAACAAATGGACCATGGTTGCCCCACTGAGGGAGGGAGTAAGCAATGCAGCTGTAGTCAGTGCGAAGCTGAAGCTGTTTGCTTTCGGTGGTACCAGCGTTAGCCATGACAAGCTGCCCAAAGTCCAGTGCTATGATCAGTGTGAAAACAGATGGACTGTACCAGccacctgcccccagccctggcgcTACACGGCTGCAGCTGTTCTGGGGAACCAGATTTTTATTATGGGTGGAGATACTGAATTCTCTGCATGCTCTGCTTATAAATTCAACAGTGAGGCATACCAGTGGACTAAGGTGGGAGATGTGACAGCAAAGCGAATGAGCTGCCATGCAGTGGCATCTGGAAACAAATTGTATGTGGTTGGAGGCTACTTTGGCATTCAGAGGTGCAAAACATTGGACTGCTACGATCCCACGTTAGATGTATGGAACAGCATAACAACTGTGCCCTATTCATTAATTCCCACGGCATTTGTCAGCACATGGAAGCACCTCCCTTCCTAA